The Acidimicrobiia bacterium sequence TGACCGGCCGGGTCTTCCTCGTGAGCGGCGGGCGGATCGCCGTCGCGCGCGGGTGGGAGCGCGGACCGTCGGCCGAGCGCGACGCGCGCTGGGATCCCGCGGAGCTGGGCGACGTCGTCGGGCCGCTGCTCGAACAGGCGGACGCCTGAGCGACCGGTTCTAGACTGAGCGCTTCGCGGGCTGTGGCGCAGCTTGGTCAGCGCGTCGGTCTGGGGGACCGAAGGTCCCGGGTTCAAGTCCCGGCAGCCCGACCACGGTGAGCAGCGGCGAGCGGGCGAATCGCGTCGTCACCTGCGTGAACATCGCGGCCCGTCGTTCGCGTGGACCGGACCGGGAACCACGGGTGCGTGCCCACCCGGCGTGCGAGTGACGATCACCGGCGCGCGATGTCCCTGACTGGGACGTCGCGCAACGACCGGGGGATCCCGAAGGCCCGAGGTGTCGCCGACCGGCATCGAGAACCCGTGCCGCTGTGCGAACAGGAGGTCCCCCGCCATCGTGTCGAGACCCGTCGAGATCGAGAGGATCACGAAGCCCGCGCCATGAGCGGCAGTCGCGAGGTCCTCCTCGGCACGCACCGCGAGGCGCGCCTCGAGCGCCTCCGAGACGCGCTCCACGTAGCGGGCGAGCGTCGCGTACTGAGCGTCCCGTAGAGGACTGCGCGACGCTCGTCGCTGTCGCCGTCGTCCAATGGGCCGGGACGGTACAGCGGGCGCTGACACTCGCGTCAGGAAGCGCGATCCGGGTGCCTGGGAGCACGCTCGGATGGGTACCGAAGTGCCCGTGGACTCCGTGTCGCGCGTCGCGGTGGTCGGCGCAACCGGGTTCGTGGGCCGCGCGATCGTGGAGCGACTCGCGGCTCACGGGCACTCGGTCGTCGCGATCTCGCGACACGCCGACGCGCGCCTGGCGCGAGCCGGAGTCGAGCTCGTCGAGCGCGACGCGAACGACGAGGAGGGGATGGCCGAGGCGCTTCGTGGTGTAGACGTTGCGTTCTACCTGGTCCATTCGATGCAAGAGGAAGGCTTTCGCGACCGCGATCGCGCTCTTGCACTCGCGTTCGGACGTGCCGCCGCCGCGGCCCGGCTCGAGCGGATCGTGTACCTCGGCGGTCTCGGTGACGCGCCCGCCTCCGAGCACCTCGCGAGCCGTCAGGAGGTCGGTTCCTTGCTCGGAGCGGCTGGGGTACCCGTCGTCGAGCTTCGGGCTGCGATCGTCATCGGCGCGGGCAGCATCTCGTTCGAGATGCTCAGGTACCTCACCGAGCGTCTTCCGCTCATGGTGTGTCCGCGTTGGGTACGCACACGCATCGAGCCCATCGGTGAGCGTGACCTTCTCGACTACCTCGAATGCGCCATGACGGTCGCGCCGGGCGTGTACGAGCTCGGCGGCCACGAGGTGACGACATATCGCGACATGATCCAGGCGTACGCGAAGGCGCGCGGGCTCCGTCGCCGCTTCATCGTCGACGTGCCGTTGCTGACGACCCGCCTCTCCTCGTACTGGGTCGATGCCGTGACGCCGGTCGACCGCTCCGTCAGCCATGCGCTCGTCGAGAGCCTCTCGACGGAGGTCGTCGTGCGCGATCCCGTGCACACACGAGCGGCCTTCCCCGGTGTGCATCCGGTCGGCGTCGCGGACGCGATACGCGAGGCCCTCGATCGCCAGGTGGAACGGGCGGCGGACGACCTCTTCGAGCGCGACGCGGACGTCGTGGACGGCGTGTCGTCCATGCGGGTCGAGCTCACCATCGACGCTCGCCTGGAGTCCGCCATCAGCGCGGACCTCGCGCGTGTGGGTGGTGACTATCGCTGGTACGGCGCGGTGCGCGGGTGGCGTCTGCGGGTCGCCCTCGGTTGGCTCCTCGGCGAGCGTCTCCGGCTCCAGCGTGGTGCGAGACCGCTCGCGCTCGGCACCGCGGTCGATTGGTGGACCGTTGCTCGGACGGCTCCTGGCGAGCTCGTGCTGCGTGATCGCAGCTGGGTCCCGGGTGAGGCCTGGCTCGGCTATCGCGTCGGAGCGGGTCGTCTGCTGACGGTGGGGGCTATGCGCACGCGCGGAGTGCCGGGACTCCTCTACTGGCTCGCGCTCCGGCCGATCCACCGGCGCGTCTTCGTCGCGATGGCGCGCGAGCGCGTCATGCGTGCTGACGCGAAGGAGCGCGTGGCGCGCCCCGCGGCGCGGACACGATGCGAGCCGGATAGCCGAGGCCGCGGCGCATTCCCGGCTCGAGGTTCCACGGCTGGTGGACCGAAGCGTTCGTGATCTTCCGAAGCTCGGGCACGTAACGGCGTACGTACCTTCCGTCAGGGTCGAGCCGCTGTCCTTGGCGTACGGGATTGAACACCCGATTCGGGCGCGAGTCGACGCCGGTGCCGGCGACCCATTGCCAGTTGCCGACGTTGTTCGCAACGTCACCGTCGACGAGGAGGTCGAAGTAGTGCGCGGCACCGCGACGCCAGTCGACGTTGAGGTGCCGGGTGAGGAACGACGCGGTGACGAGCCGGAGGCGGTTGTGCATCCAGCCTTCGGTGGCGAGCTGCCGCATCCCCGCGTCGACGAACGGGTAACCGGTTCGGCCGCGTTTCCACGCGTCGAGGGCACGCTCGTCGTCGGACCAGGTGATGTTGCGGTCGCGGAGGTCGACGGCCGTGGTGTCAGGGCGCGCGGCGAGAAGCTGATGGTAGAAGTCGCGCCAGCACAGCTGACGGACGAACGCGTCGCCGCCCGGGCTGCCTGTCGCCCGGTCCTCGAGCTCGCGTGGTGAGACGCATCCGAAGTGCAGGTACGGCGAGAGCCGCGACGTCGCGTCGTCGGCTGGCGCGTCGTGGTCGCTGGCGTAGACGTCCAGCAGCTCGCGCAGCCAGGTGGTCATCACGGCGCGACCTGCCGTCTCGCCCCCCGGTGGACGCGACGGTGACTCGGGGCCCGTCACGAGGGTGTGTCGCGCGGGCGAGCGACCGGTTCGCAGCGTCGCCGGCACGGTGAGACGTCGTGGTGGGAGGAGCACCGTCCTCCTCGGGATCGCGCGCCACCGCTTCCAGTAGCTGCTGAAGACCTCGTAGTGGTCGCGCGCGGAGGGTCGGAGCTCGCGCGCACCGACGACGGTCGTGCCGGGGAAGGTGCACAGCTCGATGCGCGCGTCGTCGCACGCTGTGCTCAGCCGGTCCGTCCGGCGCCGTGCGTACGAGCTCACGTCCTCGGTCACGAAGATCGCCTCCGCGCGCGCCTCGTGGACGGTGCGCATCGTCTCGCGCACGACGTCTCCGGAGCGGCGGCAGAGACGCCCGCCGAGCTGACGTAGCGACGCGTCGAGATCGGCGAGGGACTCGACCAGAAACGCCATGCGGTTGGGACGGGCGAGCTCCGTGCTGACGATCGCTTCGTCGAAGACGAACAACGGAACGATCTGTTCGGCGCGAGCGGCGGCGGCGTGGAGTGCGGGCTGGTCGTGGATGCGCAGGTCGCGCGTGAAGAGAACGACGACGGTCCGCATCAGCGGTTCGGACCCGAGCGCGCGACCTCGGATTCGACGAGGTCGAGGAGCACGTCGGCCGCGAGGCCCGGGTCGCACGCGGCTTCGGCCAGCGCTCGCGGAAGGGCGCCGGCCTCGTGTCGAGTGCGCAACGATTCGCGCACCGGTCGTGGAAGCGCGAACTGGTTCGTTTCGTCGGTGACGACGAGCTCCTCGACGTCGTCGCTCGGGGCGAGGTGCTCGACGACGGCACGCACGGCGGACTCGGGAGTCGACGCACCCGCCGTGACGGCGACGTCGCCGCCCACCCCCGGTGGGATCTCCTCGGGCCCTCCGACGCGGTGGACGTTGGCGCAGAGCTCTCGTGCGATTGTCACGAGCGAGGCGACGTTCGACGACGATGCCGATCCGACGACGATCGTCGTGTCGCACGAGCCGGCGGCCCGTTGCAGCGCGCGCTGACGGTTCGTGGTCGCGAAGCAGAGATCGGCTGTCGGAGGCGTCCAGACGCTCAGGAACCGATCGTGGGCCTCCTGCACGAACGCGCTCCACTCGTGCTCGGACAGTGTCGTCTGGGAGAGGAGCGCGACACGGGTCGACGGTGGGCGCACGGCGGCGAGATCGTGCGGCGACTCGACGAGCTCGACGGTCGAGTCGATCGCGAGCGTGCCCTCCGCTTCGTCGTGCCCTGCTCGGCCTGCGTACAGCACGGTGTCGCCGGCTGCAAGACGCGCTCGTAGCTCACGGTGCACCTTCGTGACGAGGGGACACACGGCGTCGACGACGACGTCGGCGCGGCGGCGTGCTCGCTGAACGACGTCGGGCGCCGAGCCGTGCGCGCTCAGTACGACCGTGCCGCCGGCGGGAACGTCGTCGACGTCGTCCACGAAGACGACGCCGAGCCGCTCGAAGCGTGCCACGACGTCTTCGTTGTGCACGATCGCGTGCACGCAGTACACGGGCGGGTCGTACAGCACGACCGTCCACGCGAGCGTCTTGACGGCTGCCTCGACACCGGCGCAGTAGCCGCGTGGAGACACGAGCACGACACGACGGACGTCCACAACCCGGGCAACTTAGTGCTAAAACTCAGCGCCGGCAAGACCAGACCTCGGTACGGTTGCCGCCCCCGGGGAATTTAGTGATAAACAGGTCGTCGGCCGGTCGATCCGTCGAGGAGCTCCGCGATGTCCACTGCGATGCCTGTCACCGTCCCGGCTCGCGAGTGCGCGCCGGGCGGCACGCTCGAGGGGCCCGCGCGTCGGGTCGAAGCACACCTCGCCGTCTTCCTGCGCGGGCGCACCGAGCACTGGGAACGCGAGGACTTCGGGCTGCGCGCGCTGCACGACGTGCTCCGCGACTTCGTCTTGACCGGAGGCAAGCGACTTCGCCCCGCGTTCTGTCACTGGGGTCATGTGGGTGCTGGCGGTGATCCCGATGACCCCGATGCGGTTACCGCCGGCGCCGGGTTCGAGCTCCTCCACGCGTTCGCCCTGCTCCACGACGACGTGATGGACGGGTCGGCGAGCCGTCGTGGCCGGCCCGCCGCGCACGTCGCCCTCGCCGTCGAGCACGCACAGTGCGGCTGGAACGGCGAGTCGCGCCGCTTCGGTGAAGGGCTGGCGGTCCTCCTCGGCGATCTCGCCTTCGCGTACGCGGACGTGCTCGTGCGCGACCTCGACCCCGCGGCCCGCGCCGTGTGGACCGATCTGCGCGTCGAGCTCACGATGGGGCAGTACCTCGACGTGACCGGTGCTGCACGTCGCGATCGGGACCTCGTCCGGGCGCGTCGCGTCGCGCGCTTCAAGTCCGGGCTCTACACGGTGGAGCGTCCGCTGCACCTGGGCGCCGCTCTCGCCGGACGGCTGGACGACCTCGCGCCCACGTACACGGCGTACGGTCGGCCGCTCGGTGAGGCGTTCCAGCTCCGCGACGACCTGCTCGGCGTGTTCGGGGACACGGCGACGACGGGGAAGCCCGTCGGTGACGACCTGCGCGAAGGCAAGCCGACGCTGCTGCTCGCCCTCGCGACACGACGATGTCCGGTAGGGGGGCGGCCGCTCCTCGCCCGTGTCGGTCGCGACGATCTGCGTGACGACGAGATCGACGACCTGCGCACGCTGTTCGAGGACTGTGGCGCGCGCGGTGCCGTGGAAGTCGCAATCGAGCGCCGTGTCGAGCGGGCACTGGGCGTGTTGCGTGCCGCACCGATCGTGGACGAGGCACGTGACGCACTGCACGAGCTGGCGTTGGCCGCAGCATGGCGTGAGCGATGAGCGCCCGCGCGTCGTCGGTACGTCGCACGCGCGTCGTCGTGGTCGGCGCCGGGCTCGGTGGCCTCTCCGCGGCGTGTCATCTCGTCGGCCGCGGCCACGATGTCACGGTCGTGGAGCGTGACGCCCTGCCCGGTGGGCGAGCGGGGCGCGTCGAGCTCGGGGGATACCGGTTCGACACGGGACCGACGGTGCTGACGATGCCCGAGCTCCTCGACGCGACGTTCGGTGCGGCCGGGTTCGAGACGCGCGAGTTCGTCGACCTCGCGCCGGTCGACCCCATCTACCGGGCGACGTTCGCCGACGGCAGCACCATCCGCGTGCGGCGCGACCGCGACGCGATGGTCGAGGAGATCCGATCGGTGTGCGGAGCGCGCGACGCCGCCGCCTTCGACGCCTTCTGCGACTGGCTCGGCGGCCTGTATCGCCTCGAGATGACGCACTTCATCGACCGCAACTACGACTCGGTGCTCGACCTCGCGCGGCCCGTCAGGCCGCTCGTCGGGCTCGTGCGTCGGGGCGGGCTCGGGAAGCTCGCGGCACGCGTGGAGCGAACGTTCGCCGACGACCGCTTGCGTCGGCTGTTCAGCTTCCAGGCGATGTACGCGGGCCTGGCGCCGTACCAGGCGCTCGCTCTCTTCGGCGTGATCACGTACATGGACACGGTTCGTGGTGTGTTCTTCCCTCGGGGCGGGATGCACGCGATCCCCGCTGGGCTCGCAGCCGCAGCCGAGAAGGCCGGTGTCAGGTTCCGCTACTCGACGCCGGTCGAGCGGGTGGTGCTCGAGCGCGACACGTCCGGACCGGTACGCGGCGTGCGGCTGGCGTCGGGCGAGAAGCTCGACGCCGACGCGGTCGTCTGCAAC is a genomic window containing:
- a CDS encoding deoxyribodipyrimidine photo-lyase, with translation MRTVVVLFTRDLRIHDQPALHAAAARAEQIVPLFVFDEAIVSTELARPNRMAFLVESLADLDASLRQLGGRLCRRSGDVVRETMRTVHEARAEAIFVTEDVSSYARRRTDRLSTACDDARIELCTFPGTTVVGARELRPSARDHYEVFSSYWKRWRAIPRRTVLLPPRRLTVPATLRTGRSPARHTLVTGPESPSRPPGGETAGRAVMTTWLRELLDVYASDHDAPADDATSRLSPYLHFGCVSPRELEDRATGSPGGDAFVRQLCWRDFYHQLLAARPDTTAVDLRDRNITWSDDERALDAWKRGRTGYPFVDAGMRQLATEGWMHNRLRLVTASFLTRHLNVDWRRGAAHYFDLLVDGDVANNVGNWQWVAGTGVDSRPNRVFNPVRQGQRLDPDGRYVRRYVPELRKITNASVHQPWNLEPGMRRGLGYPARIVSAPRGAPRAPSRQHA
- the crtI gene encoding phytoene desaturase family protein translates to MSARASSVRRTRVVVVGAGLGGLSAACHLVGRGHDVTVVERDALPGGRAGRVELGGYRFDTGPTVLTMPELLDATFGAAGFETREFVDLAPVDPIYRATFADGSTIRVRRDRDAMVEEIRSVCGARDAAAFDAFCDWLGGLYRLEMTHFIDRNYDSVLDLARPVRPLVGLVRRGGLGKLAARVERTFADDRLRRLFSFQAMYAGLAPYQALALFGVITYMDTVRGVFFPRGGMHAIPAGLAAAAEKAGVRFRYSTPVERVVLERDTSGPVRGVRLASGEKLDADAVVCNLDLPVAYRTLLAGLRPPRVTRTGRYSPSALVWHAGVHGSPPADAAHHNIHFGRAWKESFRALIDHGNRMPDPSILVSIPTHGDPSLAPDGCSIVYGLEPVPNLDGSVKWDVERRRARDELVTRIAALGYPTDVDVEQLVDPHDWERLGMERGTPFALAHRFLQSGPFRPRNVDRRAPGLTFVGSGTVPGVGIPMVLVSGRLAAERIERMERVP
- a CDS encoding polyprenyl synthetase family protein produces the protein MSTAMPVTVPARECAPGGTLEGPARRVEAHLAVFLRGRTEHWEREDFGLRALHDVLRDFVLTGGKRLRPAFCHWGHVGAGGDPDDPDAVTAGAGFELLHAFALLHDDVMDGSASRRGRPAAHVALAVEHAQCGWNGESRRFGEGLAVLLGDLAFAYADVLVRDLDPAARAVWTDLRVELTMGQYLDVTGAARRDRDLVRARRVARFKSGLYTVERPLHLGAALAGRLDDLAPTYTAYGRPLGEAFQLRDDLLGVFGDTATTGKPVGDDLREGKPTLLLALATRRCPVGGRPLLARVGRDDLRDDEIDDLRTLFEDCGARGAVEVAIERRVERALGVLRAAPIVDEARDALHELALAAAWRER
- the ispH gene encoding 4-hydroxy-3-methylbut-2-enyl diphosphate reductase, with protein sequence MDVRRVVLVSPRGYCAGVEAAVKTLAWTVVLYDPPVYCVHAIVHNEDVVARFERLGVVFVDDVDDVPAGGTVVLSAHGSAPDVVQRARRRADVVVDAVCPLVTKVHRELRARLAAGDTVLYAGRAGHDEAEGTLAIDSTVELVESPHDLAAVRPPSTRVALLSQTTLSEHEWSAFVQEAHDRFLSVWTPPTADLCFATTNRQRALQRAAGSCDTTIVVGSASSSNVASLVTIARELCANVHRVGGPEEIPPGVGGDVAVTAGASTPESAVRAVVEHLAPSDDVEELVVTDETNQFALPRPVRESLRTRHEAGALPRALAEAACDPGLAADVLLDLVESEVARSGPNR